A single region of the Streptococcus macedonicus ACA-DC 198 genome encodes:
- a CDS encoding General stress protein, Gls24 family gives MSNEKNVNTTNNVNTTNIDKQEPTKKVDAVKGELTYEDEVIQKIIGLSLEKVDGLLAVDGGFFSNLTNKIVNTDRVGNGVNVEVGKEQVAVDLDVVVEYQKNVPDLYKHIKEVVVEQVSKITDLQVVEVNVNVVDIKTKEQHEADSVSLQDRVSGPVETTGEFASKQFDNVKTGLGNGFSAVKEKVGEGVEAVTDSSSNEKSRVR, from the coding sequence ATGTCAAACGAAAAAAATGTAAACACAACAAATAATGTAAACACAACAAATATAGATAAACAAGAACCTACTAAAAAAGTAGATGCAGTAAAAGGAGAATTGACTTACGAAGATGAAGTCATCCAAAAAATCATCGGACTTTCTTTAGAAAAAGTAGACGGCTTGTTGGCTGTAGATGGCGGATTTTTCTCTAATCTAACTAATAAGATTGTAAACACTGACCGTGTTGGCAATGGAGTAAACGTTGAAGTTGGTAAAGAACAAGTAGCTGTTGACTTGGATGTAGTAGTGGAATATCAAAAGAATGTTCCTGACTTGTACAAACACATTAAAGAAGTAGTTGTAGAACAAGTTTCTAAGATCACAGATTTGCAAGTTGTTGAAGTGAACGTGAATGTTGTCGATATTAAAACGAAAGAACAACATGAAGCAGATTCAGTAAGCTTGCAAGATCGTGTAAGTGGTCCAGTTGAAACAACAGGTGAGTTTGCATCTAAACAGTTTGATAATGTTAAAACAGGTTTGGGGAATGGATTCTCAGCAGTTAAAGAAAAAGTTGGCGAAGGCGTAGAAGCTGTAACTGACTCTTCATCAAATGAAAAATCACGTGTTCGTTAA
- the rpmG2 gene encoding LSU ribosomal protein L33p, with protein sequence MRVNITLEHKESGERLYLTSKNKRNTPDRLQLKKYSPKLRKHVIFTEVK encoded by the coding sequence ATGCGCGTAAATATTACACTTGAACACAAAGAATCTGGTGAACGCTTGTACCTTACTTCAAAAAACAAACGTAACACTCCAGACCGTCTTCAATTGAAAAAATACTCACCAAAATTGCGTAAACACGTAATCTTTACTGAAGTTAAATAA
- the rpmF gene encoding LSU ribosomal protein L32p: MAVPARHTSKAKKNKRRTHYKLTAPSVKFDETTGDYSRSHRVSLKGYYKGRKIAKAAK, translated from the coding sequence ATGGCAGTACCTGCACGTCACACTTCAAAAGCGAAGAAAAACAAACGTCGTACACACTACAAATTGACTGCTCCATCAGTAAAATTTGACGAAACTACTGGAGATTACTCACGTTCTCACCGTGTATCACTTAAAGGATACTACAAAGGACGTAAAATCGCTAAAGCAGCTAAATAA
- a CDS encoding Probably aromatic ring hydroxylating enzyme, evidenced by COGnitor; PaaD-like protein involved in Fe-S cluster assembly, whose protein sequence is MRDDIKINDRAAAIQEELIKKLETIYDPEVELDVYNLGLIYEINLDETSHCKIVMTFTDTACDCTETVPIKIVESLKQIEGIETVSVEVTWSPAWKITRISRFGRIALRISPR, encoded by the coding sequence ATGAGAGACGATATCAAAATCAATGACCGAGCCGCAGCTATCCAAGAAGAATTAATCAAGAAACTCGAAACAATTTACGATCCAGAGGTCGAGCTTGATGTCTACAATCTCGGGCTCATCTATGAAATCAATCTTGACGAGACTAGCCACTGCAAGATTGTCATGACCTTTACAGACACAGCCTGCGACTGTACCGAGACCGTTCCCATTAAAATCGTTGAGTCCCTGAAGCAAATCGAGGGTATCGAAACCGTCTCTGTTGAAGTCACTTGGTCTCCCGCTTGGAAAATCACGCGCATCAGCCGCTTCGGCCGTATTGCGTTAAGAATTAGTCCTAGATAA
- the ilvD gene encoding Dihydroxy-acid dehydratase codes for MTDKLDTRHRSKIYDSMVKSPNRAMLRATGMTDKDFETPIVGVISTWAENTPCNIHLHDFGKLAKEGVKDQGAWPVQFGTITVADGIAMGTPGMRFSLTSRDIIADSIEAAMGGHNVDAFVAIGGCDKNMPGSMIAIANMDIPAIFAYGGTIAPGNIDGKDIDLVSVFEGIGKWNHGDMTAEDVKRLECNACPGPGGCGGMYTANTMATAIEVLGMSLPGSSSHPAESQDKRDDIVEAGRAVVRMLEMGLKPSDILTREAFEDAITVTMALGGSTNATLHLLAMAHAANVELTLDDFNVIQERVPHLADLKPSGQYVFQDLYNVGGVPAVMKYLLANGFLHGDRITCTGKTVAENLADFADLTPGQKVIMPLENPKRADGPLIILHGNLAPDGAVAKVSGVKVRRHVGPAKVFDSEEAAIDAVLADEVVDGDVVVVRYVGPKGGPGMPEMLSLSSIIVGKGQGDKVALLTDGRFSGGTYGLVVGHIAPEAQDGGPIAYLRTGDIVTVDQDTKEISMAVSEEELEKRKAETTIPPLYSRGVLGKYAHMVSSAAKGAVTDFWKPEETGKK; via the coding sequence ATGACAGATAAACTAGATACACGCCACAGAAGTAAGATTTATGACAGTATGGTCAAATCCCCTAACCGCGCCATGCTTCGTGCGACAGGGATGACGGACAAGGACTTTGAGACTCCGATTGTCGGAGTGATTTCGACTTGGGCTGAAAATACGCCTTGTAATATTCACCTGCATGATTTTGGTAAGCTAGCCAAAGAAGGAGTGAAGGACCAGGGTGCTTGGCCTGTTCAGTTTGGTACGATTACTGTAGCAGACGGGATTGCTATGGGAACACCGGGTATGCGCTTCTCTCTGACTTCACGCGACATCATCGCAGACTCCATCGAAGCTGCCATGGGCGGACACAATGTGGATGCCTTCGTCGCTATCGGGGGCTGTGACAAGAACATGCCTGGTTCCATGATTGCCATCGCTAATATGGATATTCCAGCTATTTTCGCTTATGGTGGAACTATTGCGCCTGGAAATATTGATGGCAAAGACATTGACTTGGTTTCTGTTTTTGAGGGCATCGGAAAATGGAACCACGGTGATATGACGGCTGAGGACGTGAAACGTCTTGAATGTAATGCCTGCCCTGGCCCTGGTGGCTGTGGTGGTATGTACACAGCTAATACCATGGCGACTGCTATCGAAGTTCTAGGGATGAGTTTGCCTGGCTCTTCTTCTCACCCAGCAGAATCCCAAGATAAGAGAGATGATATCGTGGAAGCTGGCCGAGCAGTTGTTCGGATGCTGGAAATGGGGCTCAAGCCGTCTGACATTCTGACTCGCGAAGCCTTTGAAGATGCCATCACTGTGACCATGGCTTTGGGCGGTTCAACCAATGCCACTCTGCACTTGTTGGCCATGGCCCATGCAGCTAATGTGGAGTTGACATTGGATGATTTCAATGTTATTCAAGAGCGCGTGCCACATTTGGCGGATTTGAAACCATCCGGTCAGTATGTCTTCCAAGACCTATACAATGTCGGCGGGGTGCCCGCTGTCATGAAATATCTCTTGGCTAATGGCTTCTTGCACGGTGATCGCATCACTTGTACAGGTAAGACAGTCGCTGAAAACTTGGCTGACTTTGCAGATCTGACACCGGGTCAGAAGGTCATTATGCCACTTGAAAATCCGAAACGTGCAGACGGTCCATTGATTATCTTGCATGGGAATCTAGCACCAGACGGCGCTGTTGCTAAGGTTTCTGGTGTTAAGGTTCGTCGTCACGTCGGACCAGCCAAGGTCTTTGACTCAGAAGAAGCTGCTATTGATGCAGTGCTGGCTGATGAAGTAGTCGATGGCGATGTAGTCGTAGTTCGTTACGTTGGTCCAAAGGGTGGCCCTGGTATGCCAGAAATGCTGTCGCTTTCTTCTATCATCGTAGGGAAAGGGCAGGGAGACAAGGTAGCCCTTCTGACAGACGGCCGCTTCTCAGGTGGTACCTACGGTCTCGTTGTCGGACACATTGCTCCAGAAGCTCAGGATGGCGGTCCGATTGCCTATCTTCGTACAGGCGATATAGTCACGGTTGACCAAGATACCAAGGAAATTTCCATGGCAGTTTCTGAAGAAGAACTTGAAAAACGCAAGGCAGAAACAACTATTCCACCGCTTTATAGCCGTGGTGTACTTGGTAAATATGCCCACATGGTATCTTCTGCAGCAAAAGGTGCTGTTACCGACTTCTGGAAACCAGAAGAAACAGGTAAGAAATAG
- the hisS gene encoding Histidyl-tRNA synthetase — protein sequence MKLQKPKGTQDILPSESAKWQYVEAVARETFKKYNYSEIRTPMFEHYEVISRSVGDTTDIVTKEMYDFHDKGDRHITLRPEGTAPVVRSFVENKLFAPEVQKPVKMYYIGSMFRYERPQTGRLREFHQVGVECFGSVNPATDVETIAMAYQLFQTLGIKDVTLHLNTLGSAASRAAYRQALIDYLTPMREQLSKDSQRRLDENPLRVLDSKEKEDKIAVENAPSILDYLDDESQAHFDAVRSMLETLNIPYVIDTNMVRGLDYYNHTIFEFITTVDKSELTICAGGRYDSLVEYFDGPETPGFGFGLGLERLLLILEKQGIELPVEKEMDVYIAVLGQGANLKALELVQAIRNQGFSAERDYLGRKIKAQFKSADAFNAKTIITLGESEIEAGQVAVKNNKTREEVAVSFDEITNNFAEVLNKLC from the coding sequence ATGAAATTACAAAAACCTAAAGGAACACAGGATATTTTACCTAGCGAAAGTGCTAAGTGGCAATACGTGGAAGCTGTTGCGCGTGAAACATTTAAAAAATACAATTACAGCGAAATTCGTACACCAATGTTTGAACATTATGAGGTTATCAGCCGTTCTGTTGGTGACACAACGGACATCGTGACAAAAGAAATGTATGATTTCCACGATAAAGGTGACCGCCATATTACTTTGCGTCCAGAAGGTACAGCTCCTGTTGTGCGTTCTTTTGTGGAAAATAAATTATTTGCACCAGAAGTTCAAAAGCCAGTTAAGATGTACTACATCGGCTCAATGTTCCGCTACGAACGTCCACAAACTGGTCGTTTGCGTGAATTCCATCAAGTTGGTGTTGAGTGCTTCGGTTCAGTAAATCCTGCCACAGACGTTGAAACAATCGCGATGGCTTACCAATTGTTCCAAACGCTGGGCATTAAAGATGTTACGCTTCATTTGAATACTTTGGGAAGTGCAGCTAGCCGTGCGGCATATCGTCAAGCTTTGATTGATTACCTTACGCCAATGCGTGAGCAATTGTCAAAAGACAGTCAACGTCGTTTAGATGAAAACCCACTTCGTGTCCTTGATTCAAAAGAAAAAGAAGACAAGATTGCTGTTGAAAACGCACCATCAATTCTTGATTATCTTGATGACGAAAGCCAAGCTCATTTTGATGCTGTGCGTAGTATGCTTGAAACTCTCAATATCCCATATGTCATTGATACAAACATGGTTCGTGGTCTTGATTACTATAACCACACTATCTTTGAATTCATCACAACTGTTGATAAATCTGAATTGACAATTTGTGCTGGTGGTCGCTATGACAGTCTCGTTGAATACTTTGACGGACCAGAAACACCAGGTTTTGGTTTTGGACTTGGTCTTGAACGTTTGCTTCTTATCCTCGAAAAACAAGGTATTGAATTGCCAGTTGAAAAAGAAATGGACGTTTACATTGCTGTTTTGGGACAAGGTGCAAACCTTAAAGCGTTGGAACTTGTTCAAGCTATCCGCAACCAAGGTTTCTCAGCAGAACGTGACTACCTTGGACGTAAAATCAAAGCGCAATTCAAATCAGCAGATGCCTTTAATGCTAAAACAATTATCACTTTAGGTGAAAGTGAAATTGAAGCAGGTCAAGTAGCTGTGAAAAATAATAAAACTCGCGAAGAAGTGGCCGTAAGCTTTGACGAAATTACAAACAACTTCGCTGAAGTGTTGAATAAATTGTGTTAA